The sequence TCGGGCAGGTCGTACGCCTTCAGACCGAAGATCAGATCGACGCGGTCACCGGCGTGTCCGGGTCCGGGCCGGCCTATGTCTTCTACATGATCGATGCGCTGGCCGCCGCCGGCGTGGCCGAGGGGCTTGCCCCCGATCTGGCGATGCACCTGGCCAAGGCGACGGTGGCCGGGGCCGGGGCGCTGGCCGAAACCGCCGCGGAAACGCCCGAACAGTTGCGCATCAACGTGACCTCGCCCAACGGCACCACACAGGCAGGGCTGGAGGTTCTTATGAAAGAAAAGGGCGGGCTGATGCCGCTGATGCGCGCCACGGTGGCTGCCGCCGCGGCCCGCAGCCGGGAGTTGAAGGGATGAGCGACGAGATCGGTTTCGACGACTTTCTCAAGGTCGATATCCGTGTCGGCACCGTGACCCGCGCCGAACCCTTCCCCGAGGCGCGCAAGCCCGCGATCAAGCTTTGGGTCGATTACGGCCCCGAGATCGGGGTCAAGAAAAGCTCGGCCCAGATCACGGCCCATTACACGCCCGAGGATCTGGTCGGCAAAAGGGTGATGGGCGTGGTGAATTTTCCCCCGCGTCAGATCGGCCCCTTCATGTCCGAGGCGCTGGTCCTCGGCTTTCACGATGATAACGACGCGGTTGTCCTTGCCACATCGGACAAGGATATCCCCAATGGCGCGAGGCTGTGCTGATGAACCTGCTGATGTCCCGCCGCCTGCCCGACAGCGTCATGTCCGAGGCCGAGGCGTGTTTTCACGTCACCTGCCGAGCGACGACCCTGCCGATGGATCACGGCGACTGCGTGGCGGCGCTCG comes from Roseibacterium elongatum DSM 19469 and encodes:
- a CDS encoding tRNA-binding protein, whose protein sequence is MSDEIGFDDFLKVDIRVGTVTRAEPFPEARKPAIKLWVDYGPEIGVKKSSAQITAHYTPEDLVGKRVMGVVNFPPRQIGPFMSEALVLGFHDDNDAVVLATSDKDIPNGARLC